The following are encoded in a window of Bremerella alba genomic DNA:
- a CDS encoding MEKHLA domain-containing protein: MPQDSPALPPWQEHGWPDHLQVLLDSYHQLLGKQLVPRSGSAEQDARSVFEAPFVVVSHTAASDPILNFGNQTALKLWEIDIETLLLTPSRMTAEPMHRDERAQLLERTTRDGYVDDYQGIRIATTGRRFRIEQAIVWNLHNAAGTHIGQAATFDQWTFLD, encoded by the coding sequence TTGCCCCAGGACTCCCCTGCCCTGCCGCCATGGCAAGAACATGGCTGGCCAGACCATCTGCAAGTTTTGCTCGATTCGTACCATCAGCTTCTCGGCAAGCAGCTCGTGCCTCGTAGCGGATCAGCAGAACAGGACGCTCGGTCGGTCTTCGAGGCACCGTTTGTCGTCGTTTCGCATACCGCTGCCAGCGATCCGATTCTCAACTTCGGTAACCAGACGGCACTCAAGCTGTGGGAAATCGATATCGAGACCCTGCTGCTAACTCCGTCGCGCATGACGGCCGAGCCCATGCATCGCGACGAACGTGCCCAGCTCTTAGAACGCACCACGCGCGATGGGTATGTCGACGACTACCAAGGCATCCGCATCGCCACCACCGGCCGGCGATTTCGGATCGAGCAAGCGATCGTCTGGAACCTACACAATGCCGCCGGCACCCACATTGGCCAGGCCGCCACGTTCGATCAATGGACGTTTCTGGATTAG
- a CDS encoding Gldg family protein: MSAEFYAKLATLVLFDLLAALAFFILLIPLSMVKKASYAVMKRNFKSYFSNPTGYVFLALFVLLTSMAAFWPHEFFNANLANLNELNSQITLIMLIFIPTITMGLWADEKRLGTDELLLTLPATDFDIVIGKYLAAVSVFSVSLIFSQLCNFLVLDALSLGSLDAGLFITTYIGYWFIGLTMIALGMVASFMTNNLTLGFVLGILVNAPFVLLQYSDAFVTQNEWVGFLSEASMGKQFADFGRGVISISSLAYFLMMSVVGIYLAMVLIGRRHWLGGKDGESLLGHYMVRATCLLVIAFASTLFFVINDIRWDYTENGTSSLLPQTKQLVRNLTTDQPVRIEAFVSGSVPKNYAQTKLDLINYLNEFRALSGSKINVVIHDGLEPFSETADIARETYGIEPRELISQQRGALAQEEVILGAAVQRGLEKVVIPFFDNGVPVEYELVRSIGTVSEKKRKRLGVLQSDAQLFGGIQQNAMGGYQNIPPQQIITELEKQYDVIEVDPTSAIDPNSYDVLLAVQPSSLTPPAMKNFLDAVKAGIPTAIFDDPAPTLMGQATPIGQDKRNPFPGRRPPEQKGDIRQLWDLLHVSMPGKQLPTDRYYQPSIVWQDYNPEVRLRNLGAITKEYVFADRFTPGAPEYETLNNTVDVTQDLRQMLFLFAGAIKKQPGYPKSMTFTPLVTTGTKIGTITLQDLTSARQDQRRMEAKRQPAYGPNGGAPSPFVLAALIQGTPPSVAENAAKAETSADAEAKDAEKKDGEEANDAETDANKPAKTDGAINVALVSDIDLLHSVFVQLRAQSADSSEMQIDNTNFLLNLIDKLAGDDEYIPIRSRSEPIARLGLMERLTDSAKTQSDRALRDAALSAEAQQEQLDKELQKPLEDLTRKINTLQARANQGGEISLRERQEIQSLQLEYAQREADVENKKRAALQKIQANAQREQERITRELNREILSYQNQVKTLAVALPPIPPIIIGIVVFVLRRLKEREGLSKDRIVK, from the coding sequence ATGTCCGCCGAGTTTTACGCCAAGTTAGCAACGCTTGTTCTCTTCGATCTTTTGGCTGCGCTGGCGTTCTTCATTTTGCTGATTCCGCTCTCAATGGTCAAAAAGGCTTCTTATGCCGTGATGAAGCGGAACTTCAAGTCGTACTTCAGCAACCCAACCGGGTACGTCTTTCTTGCACTTTTCGTTTTGCTGACCTCGATGGCCGCATTTTGGCCGCACGAGTTCTTCAATGCGAACCTGGCGAATCTCAACGAATTGAATTCCCAGATCACGCTTATCATGCTGATCTTTATCCCCACCATTACCATGGGTTTGTGGGCCGACGAAAAGCGGCTGGGGACAGACGAACTGCTGCTGACCCTGCCAGCTACCGACTTTGATATCGTGATCGGAAAGTACCTGGCCGCCGTGTCGGTGTTCAGTGTCTCCTTGATTTTCTCGCAGCTTTGTAACTTCCTCGTGCTCGATGCCCTGTCGCTCGGCTCGCTCGACGCAGGCCTCTTTATCACGACCTATATCGGATACTGGTTCATCGGCCTGACGATGATTGCTTTGGGGATGGTGGCTTCGTTCATGACGAACAACCTGACCCTGGGCTTTGTGCTGGGGATTTTGGTCAACGCACCTTTCGTGCTGCTTCAATACTCGGATGCGTTCGTGACGCAAAACGAATGGGTCGGATTTCTCAGCGAAGCGAGTATGGGAAAACAGTTCGCCGACTTTGGGCGTGGAGTGATCTCGATCAGTTCGCTGGCTTACTTCCTCATGATGTCGGTCGTTGGTATTTACTTGGCGATGGTCCTCATCGGCCGCCGACATTGGCTGGGGGGCAAAGATGGCGAGTCCCTGCTGGGGCATTACATGGTTCGTGCGACCTGCCTGCTGGTGATCGCGTTCGCGAGCACGCTGTTCTTCGTGATTAATGACATTCGTTGGGACTATACCGAGAACGGCACCAGCAGCCTGCTGCCTCAGACTAAGCAGCTCGTTCGCAATCTTACGACGGACCAACCGGTTCGTATCGAAGCGTTTGTCAGCGGCAGCGTTCCTAAGAACTATGCCCAGACGAAACTCGACTTGATCAACTACCTGAACGAGTTCCGCGCCCTCAGCGGCTCGAAGATCAACGTGGTGATTCACGACGGCCTAGAGCCATTCAGCGAAACGGCCGATATCGCTCGCGAGACCTACGGCATCGAGCCACGCGAGCTGATCTCGCAGCAGCGTGGGGCACTTGCCCAGGAAGAAGTGATCCTCGGGGCCGCCGTGCAGCGAGGTCTGGAAAAGGTCGTGATTCCCTTCTTCGATAACGGCGTGCCGGTCGAGTACGAGCTGGTTCGTTCGATCGGAACGGTTTCCGAGAAAAAACGCAAACGCCTGGGTGTTCTGCAAAGCGATGCTCAGTTGTTCGGTGGTATTCAACAAAACGCCATGGGTGGTTATCAGAACATTCCACCGCAGCAAATCATTACCGAACTAGAAAAGCAATACGACGTGATTGAAGTCGACCCTACGTCGGCGATCGATCCCAATTCGTACGATGTGCTTCTCGCCGTGCAGCCGTCGAGTTTGACGCCACCGGCAATGAAGAACTTCCTCGACGCCGTCAAGGCCGGCATTCCTACGGCGATCTTCGACGACCCGGCCCCGACCCTCATGGGACAAGCCACGCCGATCGGTCAAGACAAACGAAACCCTTTCCCTGGCCGACGTCCGCCGGAACAAAAAGGAGACATTCGTCAACTGTGGGACCTGCTGCATGTTTCGATGCCCGGCAAGCAGCTGCCTACCGATCGTTACTATCAACCGTCGATCGTATGGCAAGATTACAACCCGGAAGTCCGCTTAAGAAACCTGGGTGCGATTACTAAGGAATATGTTTTCGCCGATCGCTTCACGCCGGGTGCCCCGGAATACGAAACCCTGAATAACACGGTCGACGTCACGCAAGATCTGCGTCAGATGCTCTTCCTTTTCGCTGGGGCAATTAAGAAACAGCCAGGCTACCCGAAGTCGATGACCTTCACCCCACTGGTCACCACCGGGACCAAGATCGGCACAATCACGCTGCAAGATCTAACCAGCGCTCGTCAGGATCAACGACGCATGGAAGCCAAGCGGCAACCGGCGTACGGCCCCAATGGCGGCGCCCCCAGCCCGTTTGTTTTGGCAGCGCTCATCCAAGGAACGCCACCCTCGGTCGCCGAGAATGCCGCCAAGGCCGAAACATCAGCGGATGCTGAAGCGAAGGACGCCGAAAAGAAGGATGGCGAAGAAGCGAACGATGCCGAGACCGACGCCAACAAGCCTGCGAAAACGGATGGCGCGATCAACGTGGCATTGGTGAGCGATATCGACCTGCTGCATTCGGTCTTTGTGCAGCTGCGTGCTCAAAGTGCCGACAGCTCTGAAATGCAGATCGACAACACGAACTTCCTGTTGAACCTGATCGACAAGCTGGCCGGTGATGACGAGTACATCCCCATCCGCAGCCGCAGTGAACCGATCGCGCGGTTGGGCTTGATGGAACGCTTGACCGATTCAGCCAAAACCCAAAGCGATCGGGCTCTACGCGATGCGGCGTTGAGCGCCGAGGCACAGCAAGAGCAACTGGACAAAGAACTGCAGAAGCCGCTGGAAGACCTGACCAGGAAGATCAACACGCTTCAAGCTCGTGCCAACCAAGGAGGCGAAATCAGTCTCCGTGAACGACAAGAGATCCAATCGTTGCAGTTGGAATATGCCCAACGCGAGGCAGACGTCGAAAACAAGAAGCGTGCCGCCTTGCAAAAGATCCAGGCCAATGCTCAACGCGAACAAGAGCGTATCACGCGCGAGTTGAATCGTGAGATTCTGTCCTATCAAAATCAGGTCAAAACGTTGGCCGTGGCGCTTCCGCCTATCCCACCGATCATTATCGGTATCGTGGTCTTTGTACTACGGCGCTTGAAGGAACGCGAGGGATTGTCGAAAGACCGAATTGTCAAATAG
- a CDS encoding leucine-rich repeat domain-containing protein, with protein sequence MRRGAFSTISGSIVAVAAILTTFGSLSAQAPVAFPPVPIDVGGPTDPEIERIVATLEKSGCLFGYGASLSDEIVNWPEYGCIRVDGAKMKDDHWDLLLQLPPVKLLSLHNTPPAGSVRDCLRQMSQLSELQLHNSLDDGGMSTIAELPGLQAIRIAETKISDHGIWYLEELQNLKHVELEELPVTNQSFHYLKQLPRLSTLSVTAADLSGPWYLKNGDFPCLGKLTLEGEKVTDEVAEQVSQLKSLVEVRFERTNLTMAGLAQLAGMPNIEQLSATQSTLEDAPCTMALPAAKLHSLDLSGTSAGDQFLGSMANFPSLAELNLSDAKVTDVGVAKLQCLKSLETLRLNNTQVTNIGLESIDSLPSLREIHLHGTKLNGDVLDHLTAVKTLEWIDLSNTNVSGEKLSKLAELPNLRGVALFNTPISASDLPYLRKLSHVDEVYVDGSQLTVAEQQKLREYYATAKLRLSR encoded by the coding sequence ATGCGGCGCGGGGCTTTCTCAACTATATCCGGCTCAATTGTTGCAGTCGCAGCCATTCTCACAACCTTTGGCAGTTTATCTGCCCAGGCTCCCGTTGCTTTCCCACCGGTCCCCATCGATGTTGGCGGCCCAACGGATCCTGAAATCGAACGCATCGTCGCCACGCTAGAAAAAAGCGGCTGCTTGTTCGGCTATGGTGCTTCGCTTTCCGATGAAATCGTTAATTGGCCCGAGTACGGCTGCATCCGCGTGGATGGAGCAAAAATGAAAGACGATCATTGGGATCTGCTCTTGCAGCTTCCCCCGGTGAAGCTGCTGTCCCTTCACAACACCCCACCGGCAGGCAGCGTACGCGATTGCCTGCGACAAATGTCGCAACTGTCCGAGCTTCAACTGCACAACAGTCTCGACGATGGGGGCATGTCGACCATTGCCGAGCTGCCTGGTCTTCAAGCGATTCGAATCGCCGAAACGAAGATCTCTGACCATGGCATCTGGTATCTCGAAGAACTGCAAAACCTAAAGCATGTCGAACTCGAAGAATTGCCGGTTACCAACCAAAGCTTCCATTACCTGAAGCAACTTCCTCGACTGAGCACCCTTTCGGTAACCGCTGCCGACCTGAGTGGACCATGGTATTTAAAGAACGGAGACTTCCCATGTCTCGGCAAGTTGACCCTCGAGGGTGAGAAGGTTACTGATGAGGTCGCCGAGCAGGTTTCACAGCTTAAAAGCCTGGTAGAAGTCCGATTCGAGCGCACCAACCTAACGATGGCAGGCCTCGCTCAACTAGCTGGCATGCCGAATATCGAGCAGCTTTCCGCCACCCAGTCGACCTTAGAAGACGCCCCTTGCACGATGGCGCTGCCTGCGGCAAAGCTTCACTCGCTCGATTTAAGCGGCACGAGTGCCGGCGACCAATTCCTCGGCTCGATGGCTAATTTCCCATCCCTGGCCGAGTTGAACTTGTCTGATGCCAAAGTCACGGATGTCGGCGTGGCGAAACTTCAATGCCTGAAATCGCTGGAAACCTTGCGACTCAACAACACACAAGTCACCAACATCGGGCTAGAGTCGATTGACAGCCTTCCCAGCCTACGCGAAATCCATCTGCATGGCACGAAATTGAACGGGGATGTCCTCGACCACCTGACCGCCGTGAAGACGCTGGAGTGGATCGACTTGAGCAACACCAATGTCAGCGGCGAGAAGCTCTCGAAGCTGGCAGAACTACCAAATTTGCGAGGCGTGGCCCTTTTCAATACGCCGATCAGCGCCAGCGACCTTCCCTATCTGCGAAAGCTTTCGCACGTGGACGAAGTATATGTCGACGGAAGCCAGCTGACCGTCGCCGAGCAACAAAAGCTGCGAGAGTACTACGCAACCGCCAAATTGCGACTTTCGCGATAG
- a CDS encoding leucine-rich repeat domain-containing protein, which translates to MKSNDRISTLLLGLVSITFVVLSPPRVQAVDKKYESREIGEAIEYLQQHGASVRFYSSQFFQLANPHAKRGPISYNINIHTLKPTPENLAPLLVIPRVDRLTLSPSFQRDQLAWNTLIQMSELEQLTISGSLQKYDLQNLAQFTNLRNLTLQAKNLKPEDLWYLEELTELKHLTLMISGNCQPYFDYLTRLPKLDNLTIRVDTEAPFSLDGIEQLAGLTTLSVDCQEIQGSNLQAIGRLTELQSLSILRTTFRKEEMELFRELDQVTYLHLYRCHFKKLPVDAISAMTSLQRVQLSSNEMDDDILQPLGKLPRLNYLYVRSSPVTDEGLKHLYKAPVLRTLQLSATNITEDGVKALQKERPTTHVIAPIRK; encoded by the coding sequence ATGAAATCTAATGATCGAATATCGACTCTGCTACTTGGCCTGGTAAGCATTACGTTCGTCGTGCTTTCCCCCCCTCGCGTGCAAGCGGTCGACAAGAAATATGAGTCACGCGAGATTGGCGAGGCGATCGAATATCTTCAGCAACACGGGGCGTCGGTCCGGTTCTATTCGTCGCAGTTCTTTCAACTGGCCAACCCCCATGCCAAGCGTGGACCGATTTCCTACAACATCAACATTCACACGCTGAAGCCCACGCCAGAAAACCTGGCTCCCCTGTTGGTGATTCCCCGGGTTGATCGGCTGACTCTCAGCCCTAGTTTTCAGCGCGACCAGTTGGCCTGGAATACGTTGATTCAAATGAGCGAGCTAGAGCAACTGACGATTTCGGGAAGCCTCCAAAAGTACGACCTGCAAAATCTGGCTCAGTTCACGAATCTCCGAAACCTGACACTCCAGGCCAAGAATCTAAAACCAGAAGACCTTTGGTACCTGGAAGAACTTACCGAGCTGAAACACCTCACGCTCATGATTTCCGGGAACTGCCAACCCTATTTCGACTATCTCACGCGACTTCCCAAGCTCGACAACTTGACGATACGCGTCGATACGGAAGCCCCTTTTTCGCTTGATGGAATCGAACAGCTGGCCGGGCTCACCACGCTCAGCGTCGATTGCCAAGAGATTCAAGGAAGCAACTTGCAAGCGATCGGCAGGCTAACCGAGCTTCAATCGCTGAGCATCCTACGAACCACCTTCCGTAAGGAAGAGATGGAGCTGTTTCGCGAACTCGATCAGGTGACTTACTTACATCTATACCGATGCCACTTTAAGAAACTACCCGTCGATGCGATCTCGGCCATGACTTCGCTGCAGCGTGTGCAGTTATCGAGCAACGAGATGGACGACGACATTTTGCAGCCACTGGGCAAGTTGCCGAGACTCAATTACTTGTACGTCCGTAGTTCACCTGTCACCGACGAGGGGTTAAAACATCTGTACAAAGCGCCTGTCCTGAGAACGCTACAGCTCAGCGCGACCAACATCACCGAAGATGGCGTAAAGGCCCTGCAAAAAGAGCGTCCCACGACGCATGTGATTGCCCCCATTAGGAAGTGA
- a CDS encoding UxaA family hydrolase, whose product MLDEKISRSLVMLDSFDNVAVARTSISPGAALKCTDGEFLSVDSIPAGHKVAVAHIAQGASVFKYGQIIGQAIADISPGQHVHSHNLAMVDVHADYAPCSQIPEPPTAIEDKTFQGYVRGNDKVGTRNYLAVISTVNCSASVAKFIAQRFPAEELAKYPNVDGVIAMKHEAGCGMQFGGDAHHTLNRLMAGIANHPNVGGFLLVGLGCETGAMGYLLKQQNLIQIEGVIGTDGPGPLVLSMQDEGGTLRTVEAGIAQVSKMLPKVNAIERQTVSARHLSVGLECGGSDGNSGVTANPALGIASDRIVACGGTAILSETSEVYGAEHLLTRRAVSPDVAAKLIERIEWWKNYVAMFGAQLDNNPSPGNKAGGLTTIAEKSLGAVAKAGSTALVDVYQYAEPVAAQGLVFMDTPGYDPASVTGMVAGGANIICFTTGRGSCFGCKPTPSIKIATNTPMYERMSADMDVNAGTVLEGESIVSAGERIFDEILEVASGKKTKSEQQGIGDEEFVPWLVGPTL is encoded by the coding sequence ATGCTTGACGAGAAAATTTCCCGCTCCTTGGTCATGCTGGACTCATTCGACAATGTAGCCGTCGCCAGAACATCCATTTCGCCAGGGGCCGCTCTGAAATGCACGGATGGCGAGTTCTTATCCGTAGATTCGATACCAGCCGGCCATAAGGTTGCTGTGGCCCACATTGCCCAAGGGGCGTCGGTTTTTAAATACGGTCAGATCATCGGTCAGGCCATCGCCGATATTTCTCCAGGCCAGCACGTCCACAGCCACAATTTGGCCATGGTCGATGTGCATGCCGACTATGCTCCTTGTTCTCAGATACCGGAGCCTCCGACGGCCATCGAAGATAAGACGTTCCAGGGGTATGTTCGCGGCAACGACAAAGTGGGAACGCGAAATTACCTGGCCGTTATTAGCACAGTGAATTGTTCGGCGAGCGTTGCCAAGTTCATTGCCCAGAGGTTTCCGGCGGAAGAACTTGCCAAGTACCCCAACGTAGACGGCGTGATTGCCATGAAGCACGAGGCGGGCTGTGGTATGCAGTTCGGCGGCGACGCACATCATACGCTCAACCGCTTGATGGCCGGCATTGCCAATCACCCCAATGTCGGTGGCTTTCTGCTGGTGGGACTGGGCTGCGAGACAGGCGCGATGGGGTATCTGTTGAAGCAGCAAAATTTGATTCAAATTGAAGGCGTGATTGGGACCGATGGCCCAGGCCCCTTGGTGCTTTCAATGCAAGACGAAGGGGGCACCCTGCGGACCGTTGAAGCGGGCATCGCTCAGGTATCTAAGATGCTACCGAAGGTGAACGCCATCGAGCGGCAAACCGTTTCGGCGAGGCATCTTTCGGTTGGTCTCGAGTGCGGCGGCAGCGACGGCAACTCGGGCGTGACGGCCAATCCTGCACTAGGTATCGCCAGCGACCGTATCGTTGCTTGTGGTGGGACGGCGATCTTAAGCGAGACATCCGAGGTGTATGGCGCCGAGCATCTTCTCACACGGCGGGCCGTCTCGCCGGATGTCGCTGCGAAACTGATCGAGCGGATCGAGTGGTGGAAGAACTACGTTGCCATGTTCGGTGCGCAGCTCGATAACAATCCTTCTCCGGGAAACAAAGCGGGCGGTTTGACCACCATTGCCGAGAAGTCACTCGGTGCCGTGGCCAAGGCCGGAAGTACGGCGCTGGTTGATGTCTATCAATATGCCGAGCCGGTCGCTGCCCAAGGGTTGGTCTTTATGGACACGCCTGGCTACGACCCGGCCAGTGTTACCGGCATGGTTGCTGGCGGGGCGAACATCATTTGCTTCACCACAGGGCGGGGAAGTTGTTTCGGCTGCAAACCGACGCCTTCGATCAAGATCGCCACCAACACCCCGATGTACGAGCGCATGAGCGCTGATATGGACGTGAACGCCGGGACCGTCCTGGAAGGAGAGTCGATTGTTTCCGCCGGCGAGCGGATCTTCGACGAAATCCTGGAGGTGGCCAGCGGCAAGAAAACCAAGAGCGAGCAGCAGGGCATTGGCGACGAAGAATTCGTCCCCTGGTTGGTAGGGCCAACCCTGTAA
- a CDS encoding ABC transporter ATP-binding protein, with translation MVDQNSDLPMIEADRLSKFYGIFAASREISFKVRRGEVVAFLGPNGAGKSTTMKLLTGYLAPSEGVARIAGYNMATQRLQGSSVLGYLPENGPLYPDATPHSLLWFIGEARGMSPAKRTERIEAVVDLCNLDTVLHKPISKLSKGYKQRVGMAQAILHEPEVLILDEPTSGLDPNQIRGVRDMIRRLGEEKTILLSTHIFQEVDALATRAIVINEGRLIYDGGIDAMKQPGESLDDAFYRMTKGVNALTTPDGEEPAPAN, from the coding sequence ATGGTTGATCAAAATTCCGATCTGCCGATGATCGAGGCCGACCGGCTTTCCAAATTCTACGGCATCTTTGCCGCTTCGCGAGAAATCAGTTTCAAGGTTCGTCGCGGCGAAGTGGTTGCCTTTCTGGGCCCCAATGGTGCCGGCAAAAGCACGACGATGAAACTGCTTACGGGGTATTTAGCACCCAGCGAAGGGGTTGCCCGCATCGCCGGCTACAACATGGCCACCCAGCGATTGCAAGGGTCGTCGGTGTTGGGCTACCTGCCGGAGAATGGCCCCCTATATCCGGACGCGACGCCGCACAGCTTGCTCTGGTTCATTGGCGAGGCCCGCGGCATGAGCCCGGCCAAACGTACCGAGCGAATCGAGGCGGTCGTCGATCTCTGCAACCTGGACACCGTGCTACACAAGCCGATCTCGAAGCTATCCAAAGGCTATAAACAGCGTGTCGGCATGGCGCAAGCAATTTTGCACGAGCCGGAAGTGCTGATCCTGGACGAACCAACGTCGGGACTCGACCCGAATCAAATCCGCGGTGTGCGTGACATGATTCGTCGTTTAGGGGAAGAGAAAACGATCCTGCTTTCGACGCATATTTTCCAGGAAGTCGATGCGTTGGCGACCCGGGCCATCGTAATCAACGAAGGTCGACTCATTTACGATGGTGGCATCGACGCGATGAAGCAGCCTGGCGAAAGCCTGGACGACGCTTTCTATCGGATGACCAAAGGGGTGAACGCATTGACCACCCCGGACGGCGAAGAGCCTGCCCCAGCCAACTAA
- the nadB gene encoding L-aspartate oxidase: protein MHDTNIVSRMAPHVPRYLAPFHPKSVSHYFTDVLIIGGGIAGLRAALEIDPQLSALILSKEQIQESNSNYAQGGIAGVLDNEDRFEDHAADTITAGGSLCDKNVVDLVVQEGPECIRELIRWGTEFDRIDGRLALTREGGHGRDRIVHALGDATGKEVIRSIVEMVRSRRNIQIWQNEFTQDLIVHDGICRGALASDEKHGRTLIWAKHTILASGGVGQIYRESTNPGVATGDGIAMALRAGAEMRDMEFMQFHPTVLYIAGSSRSLITEAVRGEGGHLVDRSGYRFMKDYDPRGELAPRDVVSQAIVSQMELTKHPNVYLKLDHLNAEFVRNRFPSIYAGCKKFGIDITSDRVPVRPGAHYMIGGIAVDTNGATSIPNLWAAGEVTSSGLHGANRLASNSLLEGLVYGKRAGRNASEGAFTMPDRFEAINLQHPIAESGEPLDLSDIRNSLKSLMWRNVGVRRDARGLQDAIETIEAWCRYVLPQQFDHPSGWELQNMLIVAQVMARAAFLREESRGVHLRMDFPQTDNTHWNHHLPLRLSDLP from the coding sequence ATGCACGATACAAACATCGTCAGCCGCATGGCACCTCATGTCCCTCGCTATCTCGCTCCTTTTCATCCCAAGAGCGTCTCGCATTACTTTACGGATGTTCTGATTATCGGTGGCGGTATCGCAGGCCTGCGAGCAGCTTTAGAAATCGATCCACAGCTTTCAGCGCTGATCCTATCGAAAGAGCAGATTCAGGAATCGAACAGTAACTACGCCCAAGGGGGTATCGCTGGCGTCCTGGACAACGAAGACCGCTTTGAAGATCACGCGGCCGATACGATCACCGCCGGGGGCAGTCTGTGCGACAAGAACGTCGTCGATCTGGTTGTGCAAGAAGGGCCGGAATGCATCCGCGAGCTGATTCGCTGGGGAACCGAGTTCGATCGCATTGATGGCCGCCTGGCACTCACGCGCGAAGGGGGCCATGGCCGCGACCGTATTGTTCATGCTCTTGGCGATGCCACCGGCAAGGAAGTGATTCGCTCGATCGTCGAGATGGTTCGCTCGCGCCGCAACATTCAGATCTGGCAAAACGAGTTCACTCAAGATCTGATCGTCCACGATGGTATCTGCCGTGGCGCGCTCGCTTCCGACGAAAAGCATGGCCGCACGTTGATCTGGGCCAAGCATACGATTTTGGCATCCGGCGGCGTGGGACAAATCTATCGCGAATCAACCAACCCGGGCGTCGCCACCGGCGACGGTATTGCCATGGCACTTAGGGCCGGGGCTGAAATGCGGGACATGGAGTTCATGCAGTTTCATCCGACGGTCCTTTATATCGCCGGTAGTAGCCGCAGCTTGATCACCGAAGCGGTTCGCGGTGAAGGTGGGCACTTGGTCGATCGCAGCGGCTATCGATTCATGAAAGACTACGACCCGCGCGGCGAGTTGGCTCCCCGCGATGTCGTGTCGCAGGCGATCGTTTCCCAGATGGAACTGACCAAGCATCCCAACGTGTATCTCAAGCTCGATCACCTGAATGCCGAGTTTGTGCGAAACCGCTTTCCGAGTATCTACGCCGGCTGTAAAAAGTTTGGAATCGATATCACTTCCGACCGAGTCCCCGTTCGTCCTGGCGCCCATTACATGATCGGCGGCATTGCGGTCGACACCAACGGCGCGACCTCGATCCCCAATCTATGGGCGGCTGGCGAGGTCACCAGCAGCGGCCTGCATGGGGCCAACCGTCTGGCATCGAACAGTTTGCTGGAAGGTCTCGTATACGGTAAGAGGGCCGGTCGCAATGCGTCCGAAGGGGCGTTTACGATGCCAGACCGCTTCGAGGCGATCAATTTACAACATCCCATAGCCGAGTCCGGCGAGCCGTTGGATCTGAGCGATATTCGCAACTCGCTCAAAAGCCTGATGTGGCGAAACGTGGGCGTACGTCGAGATGCTCGCGGACTGCAGGATGCCATAGAAACGATCGAGGCCTGGTGCCGATATGTCCTGCCCCAACAGTTTGACCACCCCAGCGGTTGGGAGCTGCAAAACATGCTGATCGTGGCCCAAGTTATGGCCCGGGCAGCTTTCTTGCGAGAGGAATCGCGAGGCGTTCACCTAAGAATGGACTTCCCCCAGACCGACAACACCCACTGGAACCATCATCTTCCGCTCCGGTTGTCCGACCTTCCGTAG